DNA sequence from the Lynx canadensis isolate LIC74 chromosome B2, mLynCan4.pri.v2, whole genome shotgun sequence genome:
GAGGAGGGCTGGAGCAGACCTTAAGGTGGAGAACCTCTGAATTAGGATAATGAGGGGGATGAGGCCCCACAGAGCCTCttctcatccctccctcccacatgtGGACAGGATATGGGCTGAAGAGCCATGTGCGCACCCACACTGGTGAGAAGCCATATAAGTGCCCAGAGGAGTTGTGCAGCAAGGCCTTCAAGACCTCAGGAGACCTGCAGAAGCACGTCCGGACCCACACTGGTAGGCTGGGCCCTGCCCTGTTCACATTTGGACCTGGAGCTCCTCACTCTGGCACAACCTCCCTTCCTGAGCGGTCCCCCTCACCCACCCCATTTCCACAGGTGAACGCCCATTCCGATGCCCCTTTGAGGGCTGTGGCCGCTCCTTCACCACATCAAATATCCGCAAGGTACATGTGCGCACCCACACAGGCGAGCGGCCCTACACCTGCCCCGAGCCCCACTGTGGCCGGGGCTTCACCAGCGCCACCAACTACAAGAATCACGTGCGCATCCACACAGGTGGGCCAGCTGGCATGCGAGAAGCACCCCCTCTGAGGCCCCAGCCCCCTCAACCACAGGCTTTCTGACCTGAGAAATGGTCTCGGCTCCTAGCCCAGAGCCCTTCTGCTGGCCAGTCCAGGCTGGCCCGTGGGCGGGGAGAGGGGGTTCTGTGGTTCCGGCCATATCTCCAGAACCACGGTCTCACTTGAAGTGAGCGGTTCCTCCCTGGTTAAGTCCAACATACAGCTAGCTCTCTCAGctccctgcctgctccccacATCTGAGCTCTTGGGGAAAGGCCAGGGTCAGTCGTGAGGGGGGAAAAGCAGAGTGAAATGTCACCCTACCTCCTCACCGCCTCCGCTGTCCATATGACTCCTGTGTATCCTCACCCTCCCCAGTGTCACATCCCTCATCCAGCCTTCTGTGTCACCTCTCGGCCATATGTGTCCCCTCACTTTCCCATCACACCTGATAACATCGGTTACCCCCATCTCCTGCCTCTTCTGTTGACAGCCTTCAACTTTCCAAGCCCCCAGCGGCCCCCGCCAGTGCCTTCACTCACCCAGCCTTCCCtcatctccccattttctcccTACCTCATCTCTGGGCTCAGTGGTCCCACACTTCTGTCCCCTCTGTGTTCCACTGGCCATTATCTCCAGCTGTGTCTTTTCAGAGTCCTGGGTGTcagtccctgtccctccctctggctCCCGCTCCACCAGCCCTGtttccccctcccatccccttaGTTTTCCCCTTGCCAGCCCCAGTTCCCACCCCCCTCACAGCTCAGTGTCCCCAGGGGAGAAGCCATACGTTTGCACGGTACCAGGCTGCGGGAAGCGCTTCACCGAGTACTCGAGCCTGTATAAGCACCATGTGGTGCACACACACTGCAAGCCCTACACCTGCAGCACCTGCGGCAAGACGTACCGGCAGACCTCCACTCTGGCCATGCACAAGCGCAGCGCCCACGGCGAGCTGGAGGCCACGGAGGAGAGCGAGCAGGCCCTTTATGAGCAACAGCAGCTCGAGGGTGAGGGGTGTGGATAGGAGGTGAGAGTGGGGACAAGCCAGGCCTCCCGCGGCCACCGGGTGGCAGATGTAAGCCTGGGCTTTCCTCTCCTAGCCGCGTGTGCAGCCGAGGAGAGCCTGCCACCCAAACGACCGCGCATTGCTTACCTTTCGGAGGTGAAAGAAGAAGGTGATGCCATCCCAGCCCAAGTGGCCATGGTGACCGAGGAGGACGGGGCCCCCCAGGTGGCTCTGATCACTCAGGATGGTGCCCAGCAGGTACAGGCCCTGGGGTAGGAGTGCGGTGGGCCGCTCTGgttggtactctctctctctctctctctctctctctctctctggggagTCCCGAAGTTCTGACAGCCCCATCTCTACCCAGTTTCTCTTTTTAGCCTTGTGGATCTCAGGGAGCTGAGGCTGAGGGTAGCCAGTCTTGTAAGCCAGCCTCTTCTCATGCTTTCACCTCAACCTCTGGAACTTTGAGAGCGCAGTTACTAGCTTCCCCTTTACATGGAGGCTGACAGGTCCTGATCGTCTGAGTGAGACACTTGGATATCCTTCTCAAGAGAAGCATGTTGATGTGGGGGCCAGATCATGGCTTGGGGTCTGGAAGCTAGAGTTTCTAGCCAGCAGTATAACATGACCCTTGTCAGCACCCTCACTGTCAAGTGCACTTCTGTCTTTTGGAGTTGACATGAGGATTAAATTGGGTCGAGACCCCAAACTGCATGGAGCAGAGCCCCAAGGCAAAGTGGTGGTAAATAGAAGTGGCCAGCTTTTTGCAACCTGAGACCTGTTTTACTCGCTTGTCCCTGTCCCCCTACACCTCTATAACTTGAAGCTAGTTGGCTAGCTTATTGGTGAGCTACCCTTGTCTGGGAGAGCAGGTATGTCCACCTAGGGGCTTTCACACAACCTTCCACTGCACTGCCAGCTCATCTTCCTTCCTGTCGGCAGGTCAGCCTGTCCCCGGAAGACCTGCAGGCCCTGGGGAGCGCTATCAGCATGGTGACCCAGCACAGCAGCACCACCCTCACCATACCCAGTGAGGACGATGACCTTGCCACATCTGGCACACATACGGTCACCATGGTCAGCGCTGATGGCACGCAGACGCAGCCCGTATGACCAGGCGGTTTGCTTGGGGTTTCTTGTTCTCTTGTCCTTCCTTTGTGTGGGGTGGGCGTTACGGTGCAGGCTGACTTAGTCATGCCTTCTTTACAGGACCAAGACTCCCCCCGCGGCTCCTCTGGGCCATCAGCAGCTCTCCTCTTGAAAAGCGTTTCACGGGGGGTCATGAGACAGTTTCTAAATCTTGATCTACTTCTAATTTGCTTGGCTTTGCTATCATGGGCAAGTCACTTTTCCATGGACCAGTCCATTTCCAAATGAGGGGATTAAATGATCTCTGGGCCTTTGACAGCTCTAACCTTCTATGATTCAAAAATCTCTAAATTAAGTTGCCTCTAAGAGAAAAATACCATCTCACTAAGCTCTGAGCCCTGTGCTAATTAATCTGACCTATAGTGGTTTTATCCATCCCTTTCTGGCTTGTTCCTAGCCACTTTGcttaagacatttttatttggattggGGGAGGGAGAGTAATGTAGGTGGGTTAGGAAAACCTTCTTTTATATTTCAGGTTACAATCATTACCTCTGGGGCTGTGGTGGCCGAAGACTCTAGTGTAGCATCCCTTCATCACCAACAGGTGGCACTGTTGGCCACAGCCAACGGAACGCACATTGCGGTGCAGGTGGGTGTAGAGGTCCAATACCCTGAGAAAGGAATAAGGATGGGAGGGAAATGAATGAGGTGGAGATGTTGAAGAGAAGGGCATTTGGCTCAAAAAGAGCTCATTTCAGAAGACAAATCCCTTTCTGCCTGCATCCACACACCTGTCTCAGGCTCTTTCTTGACTGAAGCAGAGTGGTAAAGCCCCCTCTGGCCTTTAGAATAATTTCGATGGCAACACATGTGGTCGTCTAAACCCCTTGTCTCTCCgtgtgtctgtttcttcatcaGGAAAACAAGTGGGGCTAAAGTAGATGATGACTAAGGTCCCCTCCAGCCAGTCATTCCCTTCTGTGATCAGGCCCAACTCTCTGACCATGGACCATTCTGTGGCTCCCTGGCCACGCTTAGCCTGCTAGGACTCTAGTCAGTGAACTTCCTGTTAATTGGGGCCCTACTAACTGCTCAGGATGTGGCACTGAGTGGATGGAGGGGATTCAGAAAAGTAGACCACATACTGATGAGCACTGGACTGTAGTGGGGAgtgtctcattctctccttccttctccacccccTTCTCCACAGCTGGAGGAGCAGCAGACCTTAGAGGAGGCCATCAGTGTGGCCACCGCTGCCATGCAGCAAGGGGCCGTGACCCTGGAGGCTACAGAGCCCGAGAACGGCTGCTGAGTCCCAGGGGGCTGGGTCCCACACCGTGTTGGAGGAGGTGCCATGCCACACGGGCATCCTTGCTTCCAAGAGCCCGGGCTGTGGCTGACACATAGAAGGTGGCCACATAGGTCTCCAGGGTGAGAAGGCGACAGGAAAACAGCCTCACTGAAGGGTCCAGGGGCCCTGCCCAAGAGGAAGACCGAACAGCTGGAATCGGGGGAGTGTGTCATCCTCAGGAGCTAAAGAGGACGAGCTGGTCACCAGGCTGCACTGGGGCATCTTCCCCTCAGAATCAGCTGGGtgcccaccctccttcctccagAGAACAACCTTCCTGCCCTCAGTCCACTCCCCTTCTCAGGTGGCAACTGGGTCTGCTGTGGGGACTGGTCCTCTATTCTGACTGGTCACTGCCCaccaggggaaggggcagacagctCTTCAGCCCAGTAGGGGCAGAGCAGGTTCAGCCCTGCTCCTCCCAGCAATAACCACCTCCCTGGAGGACTGCCAAGATGCCTGGCCATTTGGCAGCAGGGATTTCCTGCCATCATAGTCAGAATTGCTCAGGGGCCTGTGGCTGGAGAAAAGG
Encoded proteins:
- the ZNF76 gene encoding zinc finger protein 76 isoform X3; protein product: MESLGLQTVTLSDGTTAYVQQAVKGEKLLEGQVIQLEDGTTAYIHQVTVQKEPLSFEDGQPVQLEDGSMAYIHRTPKEGYDPSALEAVQLEDGSTAYIHHPVAVPSDSAILAVQTEVGLEDLAAEDDEGFSADTVVALEQYASKVLHDSQAPHNGKGQQVGDRAFRCGYKGCGRLYTTAHHLKVHERAHTGDRPYRCDFPSCGKAFATGYGLKSHVRTHTGEKPYKCPEELCSKAFKTSGDLQKHVRTHTGEKPYVCTVPGCGKRFTEYSSLYKHHVVHTHCKPYTCSTCGKTYRQTSTLAMHKRSAHGELEATEESEQALYEQQQLEAACAAEESLPPKRPRIAYLSEVKEEGDAIPAQVAMVTEEDGAPQVALITQDGAQQVSLSPEDLQALGSAISMVTQHSSTTLTIPSEDDDLATSGTHTVTMVSADGTQTQPVTIITSGAVVAEDSSVASLHHQQVALLATANGTHIAVQLEEQQTLEEAISVATAAMQQGAVTLEATEPENGC
- the ZNF76 gene encoding zinc finger protein 76 isoform X4 encodes the protein MESLGLQTVTLSDGTTAYVQQAVKGEKLLEGQVIQLEDGTTAYIHQVTVQKEPLSFEDGQPVQLEDGSMAYIHRTPKEGYDPSALEAVQLEDGSTAYIHHPVAVPSDSAILAVQTEVGLEDLAAEDDEGFSADTVVALEQYASKVLHDSQAPHNGKGQQVGDRAFRCGYKGCGRLYTTAHHLKVHERAHTGDRPYRCDFPSCGKAFATGYGLKSHVRTHTGEKPYKCPEELCSKAFKTSGDLQKHVRTHTGERPFRCPFEGCGRSFTTSNIRKVHVRTHTGERPYTCPEPHCGRGFTSATNYKNHVRIHTGEKPYVCTVPGCGKRFTEYSSLYKHHVVHTHCKPYTCSTCGKTYRQTSTLAMHKRSAHGELEATEESEQALYEQQQLEAACAAEESLPPKRPRIAYLSEVKEEGDAIPAQVAMVTEEDGAPQVALITQDGAQQVSLSPEDLQALGSAISMVTQHSSTTLTIPSEDDDLATSGTHTVTMVSADGTQTQPV
- the ZNF76 gene encoding zinc finger protein 76 isoform X2, yielding MESLGLQTVTLSDGTTAYVQQAVKGEKLLEGQVIQLEDGTTAYIHQVTVQKEPLSFEDGQPVQLEDGSMAYIHRTPKEGYDPSALEAVQLEDGSTAYIHHPVAVPSDSAILAVQTEVGLEDLAAEDDEGFSADTVVALEQYASKVLHDSQAPHNGKGQQVGDRAFRCGYKGCGRLYTTAHHLKVHERAHTGDRPYRCDFPSCGKAFATGYGLKSHVRTHTGEKPYKCPEELCSKAFKTSGDLQKHVRTHTGERPFRCPFEGCGRSFTTSNIRKVHVRTHTGERPYTCPEPHCGRGFTSATNYKNHVRIHTGEKPYVCTVPGCGKRFTEYSSLYKHHVVHTHCKPYTCSTCGKTYRQTSTLAMHKRSAHGELEATEESEQALYEQQQLEAACAAEESLPPKRPRIAYLSEVKEEGDAIPAQVAMVTEEDGAPQVALITQDGAQQVTIITSGAVVAEDSSVASLHHQQVALLATANGTHIAVQLEEQQTLEEAISVATAAMQQGAVTLEATEPENGC
- the ZNF76 gene encoding zinc finger protein 76 isoform X1 encodes the protein MESLGLQTVTLSDGTTAYVQQAVKGEKLLEGQVIQLEDGTTAYIHQVTVQKEPLSFEDGQPVQLEDGSMAYIHRTPKEGYDPSALEAVQLEDGSTAYIHHPVAVPSDSAILAVQTEVGLEDLAAEDDEGFSADTVVALEQYASKVLHDSQAPHNGKGQQVGDRAFRCGYKGCGRLYTTAHHLKVHERAHTGDRPYRCDFPSCGKAFATGYGLKSHVRTHTGEKPYKCPEELCSKAFKTSGDLQKHVRTHTGERPFRCPFEGCGRSFTTSNIRKVHVRTHTGERPYTCPEPHCGRGFTSATNYKNHVRIHTGEKPYVCTVPGCGKRFTEYSSLYKHHVVHTHCKPYTCSTCGKTYRQTSTLAMHKRSAHGELEATEESEQALYEQQQLEAACAAEESLPPKRPRIAYLSEVKEEGDAIPAQVAMVTEEDGAPQVALITQDGAQQVSLSPEDLQALGSAISMVTQHSSTTLTIPSEDDDLATSGTHTVTMVSADGTQTQPVTIITSGAVVAEDSSVASLHHQQVALLATANGTHIAVQLEEQQTLEEAISVATAAMQQGAVTLEATEPENGC